In Gemmatimonas sp., the sequence CCTTGCCCTCGTTGCGGTGCTCGCGGTCTGCGTGCGCGCGATCTGGTTCACGCCGGTCGATGCCATGCTGGGCGCGGCCCAGAAGATTTTCTACGTGCACGTGCCATCGGCCATCATGGGGTTGTACGTGGCCTGCGGGCTGCTCGCGGTGTCGAGCATTGGCTACCTGTGGATCAAGGACGAGCGACTCGATCGGCTGGCGGAGGCCAGCGCCGAAGTCGGGCTGCTGTTCATGGGCATCGTGCTGGCCACGGGACCGGTGTGGGCGCGCACCAGCTGGGGCACCTGGTGGGTGTGGGAGGCGCGCATCACCAGCACGCTCTTTCTGTGGCTCCTCGTGCTCGGCTACCTGGTCCTCCGCGGCGCCGTGGAGAGCCCGGAAAACCGCGCGCGCCTCTCGGCGGTCATGGGGTCGCTGGCCGCGCTGCTGGTGCCGTTCATCCATCTCACGGTGAAGCTGTTTCGCGGCATGCACCCCGGTCCGGTGGTGCTGAAGCCGGAGAAGCCGTCGTTGCCCCCCGAAATGCTGGCCACGTTCCTCATGGCGCTCGCCGCATTCGCGCTGCTGTTCTTTGCGCTGCTGCGTGTGCGGTTCCGCTGGGCCACGCTGCGTGATGCGCGCGCGGCGCTGGAGGCCGCGTGAGCGCGGGGCTGTTCGCGCCGCGCGTTGCGGTCCAGGACACCGTGGCGTACGTGGCCAAACGCGAGGGGCCGCCGGCAACGGAGTCCTACATGTGGGCCGGGTATGTCATCACGGTGGGGACCCTGCTCGCCTATCTCGTGCTCATGGCGCGCCGTATCGCCAAGACAAAGCAGGGCTGAGGGAGGACGCAGGGTGCAGGGAGCGGGAGGCAGGGCGCAGGCGCCGCTTGGCGAGTTGCTGCGTGGCGTGCGTATCGCCGTTACGCGCGCCGGTGAGCGCGGCGGGCCGCTGGCCGCGGCGCTGCG encodes:
- the ccsA gene encoding cytochrome c biogenesis protein CcsA, translated to MATSAATITPDKMPEVKPVDGFLALALVAVLAVCVRAIWFTPVDAMLGAAQKIFYVHVPSAIMGLYVACGLLAVSSIGYLWIKDERLDRLAEASAEVGLLFMGIVLATGPVWARTSWGTWWVWEARITSTLFLWLLVLGYLVLRGAVESPENRARLSAVMGSLAALLVPFIHLTVKLFRGMHPGPVVLKPEKPSLPPEMLATFLMALAAFALLFFALLRVRFRWATLRDARAALEAA